The DNA sequence CTTATAAATATTTTAAGATTGAACCAAGACATTTTAGTGTAATATCTAAACTTGTTGAGGATAAAAGATCGGTTGGTAAATATTTAACAGAAAATATATTTAACAAGTATGACCAAGAAAAGCTTTAATTTATATTGTAGATAGAAAAAAACCCTTTTGTTTTTAAACAGGAGGGTTTATTTTTGTGTTTATCTTTTAGAGAACAATAAATTATAATTTATTGTTGTTAATATGGTTGTTTGATTTTCAAAAATTAATATGCATTGGAATTTTATTTTTTTTGGAATTTTATTATTTAATTTAGCTTTATTTTGATAATTTAATAGTTTTAAGGATTTGAGTAAACTTTTTATGTATAATTTATTGTTTATTGTCGTTATTTTTATTCTGTCTTGTAGTTCTATTTTTAGAGAATATCAAAATATATCAAGCGAATATTATAAGCTTGCTAAATTAAATGAAGAGCTTGGTAATGATGAGACTTCTGTTTTGCTTTATGAAAAATCTATTGAATTTAACATTAATGCTGGTGCTGATTCAAGTTACAATTTTATTTTAGCTTACATTAATTTGAAAAAATATGTAGAAGCTGAATCAAAACTTAATCTGATTATAAAAGAAGATCTAGATAATATTTTGCTGATTAATTTGAAAGGATATTTGCTTTTTAAAAAAAATGATTTAGATAATGCTTTGATTTATTATTTAAAAACTCTGGAATTTGCTCCTGCAAATAAAGAGGCCTTATTTAATATTTTTTACATCTATTATTTGAAGAACGATAAAAAAAATGCAAAAAAATATATTTTAAGATATAAAGAGCTAAATTATCCTATCCCAAATGGAGTGGAAGAAATAATTGCTTCTATTATTGGAAATTGAATTTTTAATTCTCTGTTTACTTTTTACTTTGTGGTAATTATTATATACTAAGGTATAAAAAATATAAACCTTGTTTATTTTATAAATTTTTATAGGAGAGTGTGCACATGATGAGGCTTAAAATTTTGATTTTGTTAGTTTTTTTTGGAATTTTTGTGGGTAATGGCTTTGCAGATACTAATTTTGAATTTAATTTTGGTGGTGGGGTTGCTTTTCCTGTTAGTACTATTTCAAGTTTTTACAATGAGGCTTTAGATATTAATGCAAAACTTAAGCAAAATTTGCCTCCAATAGAAAAAGAAGAGATAGTTCAAAAGTTTTCTGATTTGGCTAATATTGCTAAAGCTGGAGTAAAATATGGGACTTATGCTCAATTTGGTGCTAAATTTGATGATTTTGTTTCTGTTGGATTTGAGCTTTTGTTTGACATGAATCTTTTCAAAGTAATAAAGCGTTCAGATGGAACTGCCAATGAAAATTTCTCATTTATCATGGCAATAACACCAAGATTATATACAAAATTAGATTTTTTTGTGCTAGCTTTAGCATTTTTCACAGGTCCTAAGGTAAATATAGCTACTTCTACTGTAGATTCTGTTTTGGCAGAATTAGGAACAATGGGTTGGGACATTGGTGCTAGACTTTCATTCTCTTTTTTAATTCTTGAAGGTTACTATGCTTGGAATATACAAAACGTTAAATTTTCTGATTTCAAGTTTGTGCTAGGATTTGAATTTGGAATTGTGTAGTTTAATAAATTTTCTTTTTAGCATTAAAGCTGGAATATTTTAATGGCTTTACTTTAAACATCTTTGGTTTATTTTTTGTGTGTATAGGTTATATTAATTAGCAAGTTAAGACTGCTTAAGGTATTCTTAAAAAATGAGGATCTAGGTGAATTTACTAAAAAAAAAATCAATAGGAATTATTGCTTGTCCCGGGGGTAGAGTTTTCGCCAGTAAAATAATAGAAGAGCTTGAAAGAATATTTATAAATGTTGAAAATGATATTGTAGACAGTATTTATCGAGATTCTAAAGCTTTAAAGGAAGAAATTTTTAATTTTAAGATTGAAAAAATTTTATCTCCTTTTTTAGAAGGTCTTAGCTTGTCTGCTCTTAAAAGCAAAGAACCTTTAGAAATTCCTGTAAAATTTGTTAAATTTGCAAATGGTGAATTTAAAACTGAAATTTTAAAAACAATTAGGAATAAGGATATTTTTATTGTTCAGGATGTTGCCAATACTTATGAAGTTGAGATAAATAGTAGCGAAAAAATAATTATGACAGTTAACGACCACATAATGAATTTAATGACAACAATAGATGCTTGTATACAGGCTAAAGCCAATTCTGTTAGTGTAATTATTCCGTCTTATCCTTATTCAAGGCAAGATAAAAAACATTCAAGAGAGTGTTTAACAGCAAGTCTTATTGGAAGATTTTTAGAAGAGTTGGGAATTAGGCACATTTTAACCTTAGATATTCATTCAAAAGCTATTGAGAATGTATTTAGGAGAGTTTATTTTGAAAATTTGAATGTTTCTTATGAAATATTTGAAGCTCTTAAGGATTTGATTGATATTAAAGATTCTAATTTAGTTATCGTTTCTCCTGATACGGGGGCTGTAAGTAGGAATAAATTTTTTGCATCAAGCCTTAAAAGCCCTCTTGCTTTGCTTTATAAGGAGAGGGATTATTCAAGAGTTTCAAATAATGTTTCTGATTCAAATATTTCTGTAACTAAACTTTTAGGAGATGTTGAAGGCAAAAATGTTTTTATGAGTGATGATATGTTAGCTACTGGGGGTACTCTGATTAAGGCAATGAAGTTGCTTAAAAGTATGGGAGCTAAAAAGATTATATGTGGGATCAGTTTGCCGTTTTTTAATGGAGATGCTGTTAAATATTTTGACAAAGCTTATGAGGAAGGGTATTTTTATAAAATAATTGGAACAAATGCTGTTTGTCATAATGATGAATTAATAAATAAACCTTGGTATCATGAAGCTAATGTTGCGCATCTTTTTGCAGATGCAATATTTGCAATTTATAATAAAGTTGGTTTACAAAAGATTCTTGACAGAAGGGATGATATTCAACAATTGATTACCAAGGGTTGATTTATGAATGCTCTTAGCATTGATATTGGTACTAGTGTTTTAAAGGCGGCATTAGTTAGTTCTGAAAATGGAGTTTTAAGCTATATTGATATTAGTTATTCAGATTATTTTGATGTCGATTTTGAAAATTTTGATTTCAATATATGGCTTTTTGCTTTTAAAAAAGCTATATCCAATTTTCAGTCTAACAAAATAGATTGCATTTCTGTTAGTGGTATTTCACCATGTTTGATTGCTTTAAATTCAAATTTAATGCCTTTGGAAGTGTTACATTGGAATTCCCTTGAAATCAAACCCGATTTTAAGGGAAAATCTGTATTTTTACCCTATGTTCTTAGTACAGTTAAAAGAGGAACATATACAAAAATAAGTTATTTTGTTTCTTGTTTTGAATATTTTATTTATTTACTTACAGGAAAGCTTTTTACAAGTTTTCCGAGCATAGAATATATTCCTTTTATTTGGGATGATGTGGAAATAGAAAAATATGGGCTTGATAAGAACAAATTCCCTCCCTTTATAAAAATGGGAGAAAATATTGGCGTTGTTACTTATAAAGCAGGAGTTGAGTTTGGACTAAATAACGGAATCAGAGTAATTAATGCGGGACCAGATTATTTGAGTGTTTTGGTGGGAAGTGGTGCTTTTCAAGAGGGAATTGTGTCAAATAGAATGGGCACTAGTGAGGGTTTCAATTTTGTTTCAAACACGTATTTACCCGGATTTTCTTTGGAATATCCTTATTTTTTAGAAGGGTTTTTTATTGTTGGTAGAATTGCTCCTTTTGGATATTTGATTCAGCTATTAAAAGACAGTTTTTATAAAAAAAGTTTGTCTTTTGGGACACTTTTAAAAGAGATTGTGAAAAGTTCTGTTTTAAATAATGTATATTTTTATCCAAGTAAAATTAAACTTTTTAACGATCTGTTTATCTTAGACCCTTATCTTTTTAAAGATTTAAGTAGAGGGATTTTTGGGAGTATTAAAAATCCATTAGAGATTGGTTTGGCAATACTTGAATTTGTATGTTTTGCTTTTTACAACAGATTGTTAGAGTTAAAATCCTGTAAAAAAGAAATTTTGAATATTTTTGTTAGTGGATCTAATTCTGATAATTTGCCTTTAAATCAAGTAAAAGCAAATATTCTTGGTAAAGATTTAAAGATTTTTGATTTTAAGCATTCAGAGATTATTGGAGGATCGATTCAGGCATTCTATTCTTTAGGAGAATTTGGCAGCTTAAATGATTCTTTTTTAAAGTTGGTAAAGATTAAGCGCGTTGTTTCGCCTATTGTTGAAATTCATGAACAATATTTGGAAAAATATCAAAAGTATGTTAATAATTATAGTCTATTTGTTAACAGGTAATATATAAGTTTCTTTAAATTCGCTTATCCCTTCTATTTTTTTTAGGTCTACTTTTGCTTCCAATTTGGTTTTATAAGGTCCAGATCTTACTCTGTAAATGTCTTTATTATCTACTGTTGCAGAATATATTTTTGCAATTATGTTATATTTGAGTAATTTTTGAATGTAGCTATCTGCATTGATTGGGTTTGAGAGTGATACAAATTGTATGTAATACTCCTTATTGGGATCATACATGTTATCAGTATTCAAATCTTTTTGAGCGGTAGGTTGAGATTTTTCAATAATTTTTGATTTTTGAGAAGCAGTTTGAGCTTTTTGAGCGGTAGGTTGAGATTTTTCAATAATTTTTGATTTTTGAGAAGCAGTTTGAGCTTTTTGAGTGGTAGGTTGAGATTTTTTAATAATTTTTGGTTTTTGAGAAGCATTAGGTGTTTTATTTTTGTTTATTGATTTTTTATCTTTATTTAAATCTTGTGTTAGATCTATGATTATTTCATTTGGAGTTTCAGATACTTTTAAAGGGTTTTCATTTTGGTTAACATCTTCTAAAGTGTCTTGATCTTTGGTTTCTTCTAAAACAATATTTTTTTCTGCAATATCTGAGGCTAAATTTTTGTTTGGGAAGAAAATAATTATCCCAAGAAATATTATGATACAAACCGATGCAATTGAGGTTAATGCTACAAAAAATCCTTTGTTATTGTCATTGTTTTCATTCAAATCTTTCATAGTTATTTATCTCCTGCATTTTTTTTTCAATTTCTTTTTCTAGGCATGCATAATTCTTGTTATTAATTACATTGATTATTCTTAAGTTTATAATATTTTTTTTAAAAAAAATATCTTTCTGGATTTTGAGTATTTTATTTATTGTATCTTCTTCAATGCTTGGTAGAGAATATGACAATCTATTTTTTATTATGGGAGCATTTGCTTTAATTACAATGATATAGTCACAAAGTTTTTCTAAATTTATTTTAAAAAGTAAAGCAGCATTGATTATTATTTTTGTAGATTGTTTTTGAGTTAACTTTTTTTTTATTTTTTTAAGTATGATTGGGTGCGATATGGTTTCAAGCTTTTTTAATTCTTTATTGTCATTAAATACAATATTTCTTAGCAAGAATCTGTCTATTTCATTTTGAGCATTTAATATTTTTGGGCCAAATATTTTAATTACCTCTT is a window from the Borreliella chilensis genome containing:
- a CDS encoding dephospho-CoA kinase; this encodes MGRNPLIIGITGRIASGKDTASKIISNKYGFYEINADKLGHSVLHEKKEEVIKIFGPKILNAQNEIDRFLLRNIVFNDNKELKKLETISHPIILKKIKKKLTQKQSTKIIINAALLFKINLEKLCDYIIVIKANAPIIKNRLSYSLPSIEEDTINKILKIQKDIFFKKNIINLRIINVINNKNYACLEKEIEKKMQEINNYERFE
- a CDS encoding xylulose kinase — its product is MNALSIDIGTSVLKAALVSSENGVLSYIDISYSDYFDVDFENFDFNIWLFAFKKAISNFQSNKIDCISVSGISPCLIALNSNLMPLEVLHWNSLEIKPDFKGKSVFLPYVLSTVKRGTYTKISYFVSCFEYFIYLLTGKLFTSFPSIEYIPFIWDDVEIEKYGLDKNKFPPFIKMGENIGVVTYKAGVEFGLNNGIRVINAGPDYLSVLVGSGAFQEGIVSNRMGTSEGFNFVSNTYLPGFSLEYPYFLEGFFIVGRIAPFGYLIQLLKDSFYKKSLSFGTLLKEIVKSSVLNNVYFYPSKIKLFNDLFILDPYLFKDLSRGIFGSIKNPLEIGLAILEFVCFAFYNRLLELKSCKKEILNIFVSGSNSDNLPLNQVKANILGKDLKIFDFKHSEIIGGSIQAFYSLGEFGSLNDSFLKLVKIKRVVSPIVEIHEQYLEKYQKYVNNYSLFVNR
- a CDS encoding sporulation protein, which codes for MKDLNENNDNNKGFFVALTSIASVCIIIFLGIIIFFPNKNLASDIAEKNIVLEETKDQDTLEDVNQNENPLKVSETPNEIIIDLTQDLNKDKKSINKNKTPNASQKPKIIKKSQPTTQKAQTASQKSKIIEKSQPTAQKAQTASQKSKIIEKSQPTAQKDLNTDNMYDPNKEYYIQFVSLSNPINADSYIQKLLKYNIIAKIYSATVDNKDIYRVRSGPYKTKLEAKVDLKKIEGISEFKETYILPVNK
- a CDS encoding phosphoribosylpyrophosphate synthetase, which translates into the protein MNLLKKKSIGIIACPGGRVFASKIIEELERIFINVENDIVDSIYRDSKALKEEIFNFKIEKILSPFLEGLSLSALKSKEPLEIPVKFVKFANGEFKTEILKTIRNKDIFIVQDVANTYEVEINSSEKIIMTVNDHIMNLMTTIDACIQAKANSVSVIIPSYPYSRQDKKHSRECLTASLIGRFLEELGIRHILTLDIHSKAIENVFRRVYFENLNVSYEIFEALKDLIDIKDSNLVIVSPDTGAVSRNKFFASSLKSPLALLYKERDYSRVSNNVSDSNISVTKLLGDVEGKNVFMSDDMLATGGTLIKAMKLLKSMGAKKIICGISLPFFNGDAVKYFDKAYEEGYFYKIIGTNAVCHNDELINKPWYHEANVAHLFADAIFAIYNKVGLQKILDRRDDIQQLITKG